A single genomic interval of Oceanithermus profundus DSM 14977 harbors:
- a CDS encoding Rqc2 family fibronectin-binding protein has translation MEGLQIAAVLRALPERPLPTKGWRFPAEDAAVLALAGGRDLVLRYRPPSPELTLAENAGGGPPRTPFQKLLAARARGPLLRAEQLKLDRVVIFEFGGEEGFVDVPPVRLVFELTSRNANLILTDLEGRILGADRAVTPEQNRYRQVRPGLVWAPPPPYEKLDPRTLEEGDLEPLLGRPLARALVQTVDGIGPRLAAEAAHRAGLEPDRSVRPEDLPRLRRALATLVDDPTLSREAPAPSWREETEAALRKPLLAALERRKKTLQRRLEDYARARADLAKAERWQRYGDLLLAYAHQLPDRSDRARLEDWESGEPVEIALDPALSPSENAERYYRRAKRARARAKRAEHEAPRTRQELEALEREIETVRRLPLPELQRRLRERRPHEAAGPGLRLEAPGGFEVWVGRNRKENDWLTRSAHSGDVWMHAQGVPGSHVIVRARGKPVPLETLLFAARLAAYHSRARGEKNVPVDYTLKKHVWRPKGAAPGEVLYTQAKTLFVDAEAPEI, from the coding sequence GTGGAAGGCCTGCAGATCGCCGCGGTGTTGCGCGCGCTCCCCGAGCGGCCGCTGCCGACCAAGGGCTGGCGCTTTCCCGCCGAGGACGCCGCGGTGCTGGCGCTCGCGGGCGGACGGGACCTGGTGCTGCGCTACCGGCCGCCGAGCCCCGAACTGACGCTCGCCGAGAACGCCGGCGGCGGGCCTCCCCGAACCCCCTTTCAGAAGCTGCTCGCCGCCCGCGCGCGCGGCCCGCTGCTGCGCGCCGAACAGCTCAAGCTGGACCGGGTCGTGATCTTCGAGTTCGGCGGGGAGGAAGGCTTCGTGGACGTACCCCCGGTGCGCCTCGTCTTCGAACTGACCAGCCGCAACGCCAACCTGATCCTCACCGATCTGGAGGGACGAATCCTTGGGGCCGACCGCGCCGTGACCCCGGAGCAGAACCGTTACCGCCAGGTCCGCCCGGGGCTCGTCTGGGCCCCGCCGCCCCCCTACGAGAAACTCGACCCGCGCACGCTCGAAGAGGGCGACCTGGAGCCGCTGCTGGGCCGGCCGCTGGCCCGAGCCCTGGTGCAGACGGTGGACGGCATCGGGCCCCGGCTCGCCGCGGAAGCCGCGCACCGCGCGGGACTGGAACCGGACCGCAGCGTCCGCCCCGAAGACCTGCCGCGGCTGCGGCGGGCCCTCGCCACGCTGGTGGACGACCCCACCCTCAGCCGCGAGGCGCCCGCGCCCAGCTGGCGCGAGGAAACCGAGGCGGCGTTGCGCAAACCGCTGCTCGCGGCCCTCGAGCGCCGCAAGAAGACGCTCCAGCGCCGCCTGGAGGACTACGCCCGCGCCCGCGCGGACCTCGCGAAGGCGGAACGCTGGCAGCGTTACGGCGATCTGCTGCTCGCCTACGCCCACCAGCTCCCCGACCGCTCGGACCGGGCGCGGCTGGAAGACTGGGAAAGCGGCGAACCCGTCGAGATCGCCCTCGATCCCGCCCTCTCCCCCAGCGAGAACGCCGAGCGCTACTACCGCCGCGCCAAACGCGCCCGCGCCCGCGCGAAGCGTGCGGAGCACGAAGCCCCGCGTACGCGGCAGGAGCTGGAAGCGCTCGAGCGCGAGATCGAAACGGTGCGGCGGCTGCCCCTGCCCGAACTGCAGCGCCGCCTGCGCGAACGTCGGCCGCACGAAGCCGCGGGGCCCGGGCTGCGGCTCGAGGCGCCCGGCGGCTTCGAGGTCTGGGTGGGCCGCAACCGCAAGGAAAACGACTGGCTCACCCGCAGCGCCCACTCGGGCGACGTCTGGATGCACGCCCAGGGGGTGCCCGGTTCGCACGTGATCGTGCGTGCCCGCGGCAAGCCGGTGCCGCTGGAAACGTTGCTCTTCGCCGCACGGCTCGCCGCCTACCATTCGCGCGCCCGGGGCGAGAAGAACGTGCCCGTGGACTACACGCTCAAGAAACACGTCTGGCGGCCCAAGGGCGCCGCTCCCGGCGAGGTGCTCTACACCCAGGCCAAAACGCTCTTCGTCGACGCCGAAGCGCCGGAAATCTGA
- the panD gene encoding aspartate 1-decarboxylase: MFHAKIHRATVTRADLDYEGSITIDQDLLDAAGIKVYERVDVLDITNGHRLTTYTLPGERGSGEIQMNGAAAHLIHPGDLIIVIAYGEYEEHELADYRPTVVLVDEKNRIREVRKG, from the coding sequence ATGTTCCACGCCAAGATCCACCGGGCCACGGTCACCCGGGCCGACCTCGACTACGAGGGCTCGATCACCATCGACCAGGACCTGCTCGACGCCGCAGGCATCAAGGTGTACGAAAGGGTCGACGTCCTCGACATCACCAACGGCCACCGGCTGACCACCTACACCCTCCCCGGCGAGCGCGGCTCGGGCGAGATCCAGATGAACGGCGCCGCCGCCCATCTGATCCACCCGGGGGACCTGATCATCGTCATCGCCTACGGCGAGTACGAGGAGCACGAGCTCGCGGACTACCGGCCCACCGTGGTGCTGGTGGACGAGAAGAACCGCATCCGCGAAGTGCGCAAGGGGTAG